The Brassica napus cultivar Da-Ae chromosome C7, Da-Ae, whole genome shotgun sequence genomic interval AGCAAAGGAGTGATCAAATGAAAAGACGGGTTCTCAGTAGTGGCGCCAATGAAGAGGATGCTACCATCTTCAATAACAGGCAGGAAGGAGTCTTGCTGCGACTTGTTAAAGCGATGAACTTCATCCATAAACAACACAGTCCTCTTCTTACCTTCTAGGTTAAGCTTCTTGGCACTTTCAACGGCGTCTCTCACGTCCTTGACGCCGCTAGTAACTGCGGAAAGGGAGACGAAGCGGTACTGAGAAGGGTCCTTGCAGGAGTTGATGAGAGATTTGGCGATTGAGGTTTTGCCGGTGCCAGGTGGGCCCCAGAAGATGATGGAAGGGAGACGGTTGGATTCGACGGCGGAGCGGAGGAGGGAAGAGGGAGAGAGGAGGTGGTCTTGGCCTACGACGTCGTCGAGAGTGCGAGGACGCATACGCTCAGATAGAGGCTGGTGTTGGCGGTGGCGGTGGCGGTGGCGGTGGGTGGAGGGTGGTGGTGAGAGCTTGGGGCGTTTGTTGGAATCGCCGACGGGGGTTAGGGTTTTGGAATTGGGGCGGAGGAAGCGGTCGAGTTTGGGCTGTGACGTGGCGGTGGTGGTTTGGTGGGGAGGACGGTGGGAGAGGATCCAGTCGGTGGCTTTTTGGATGGAGTCTCCGCCGGTGGCGGTTAAAGCTTCGCCGGCTAAGTCGCTGGAGAAACCCATGCTTACTAGTTGCTCCATCTTCTATGCTAGTACAGTCCAAAACAGCAGATCTGTGTTGAGCATTTGAGTACTTTTTGCTGGGTCTGGGGGTTCGGGTCTTCGGATCGGGTTTTGGACCGGTTTTTTTCGGATCCGAAtcttttcagatcctaaatatttagattcaataggtacttagaaattttcggttcgggttcgggtcggtttttttcggatccaggtcggttcgggtctataattaaaatacccataaaatatctgtaatttttcgggtccatatcgggtccgggtcatgttcggatatttaggatctgaaaaggacatgatatacccaattccatcaactttgaatatttgtcatatatatctaaaattttacaaaacagaaactattaataattaaaataaaacattttaaaactctaaattttacattttaaaactttatattacttaaaaaatattaaaaaataataacaaatattgttcacaaaagatatttcaacaaaatcataaaataatatatataaaataaaacacaaaaacatcatagtttagatatacatgtttttaagtcgggtacaaatcggttcttatcaggtcggatctattcgggtcggttcatttcgggtccggatctattcgggtcggttccttttcggttccggttatttcgggtaaaaaaaatttagactcaaaaaatacttgtaaatttttggtCCGGTTCCGGATCGAATATTTTTGGGTCGGTTTCGGTTCGGATATTCGGATGCAGGTTAAAATGCCCTTGCCTACTTTTTGCACTTAACTAAACAAACCCTGTTTCGTTCTGCATTAGGTAAAAAGGTAATGATTTATCAACACACTTTTAATAAGaaatagattttattattaactataactctgttttgttttgcatTTCTGGAAAAAAAGCTAATCTATTTAAAATGGAACACATTGCTTTTGCTAATATCATGCTCCATGTCAAAAACATTTCAAGATGTCTTGTAGCTGAAACTACTCTAGGTCAACATTTTGACTAGCAATTTCTACATCTAACCAAACATTGTTCACCTGTTTCAACTTCTCAGACCTGGTCGGACCACCACGACCCAGCGTGTGATCTTGTGAAGGAGCATAAGTCCTATAATGGTGTTAACCAAGTCTTTCGTGATGTAAATTTTGCCAAGCTTCGAATTCCTAGTGCCAGTGCCAATGGTTGGTTATTGGACTTGACAGATAAAATAAGACATAACTaacagataatttttttttaaacaatttattgTCTATTTCCTGTGTTCTCAACTTCTAATGTAGGATGGAAGAAATGTGTCTGAAAAAGATCTATCTATACACGCCAAAGAAGCTCTTTTATCTTTTATACATGCAAAGGTTTtgtacaaaagaagaaaagagtcTTTAAAAGTCAATAGCGCAGTGAATCTCGCCCATAATGCGATTGCCAGTGACTTTGAAACCAAGAAGAGCTGGATCAAGCTGCCTCCCTTTCTTCCCTTTCTTCTTCCCACCGCCTTTGTTTCCCTCGCTTGGATCAGAAGATGACTCTGCTGCTGCCACTTTCTTCATGTTGCTACTACTCTTCTTCAACATCTCACTAAACGATAACTCGACCCCTCTGTTTCCCACTGCTGCTCCTGTTTCCCGTCTCCCAACATATATGATCCGTGAGCTAAAAGATACCACCTTCAATTTCACTATAAGAAATCGCTGTCTTGTTAGCTGCGCCAGACATATATGTTCGAGCCATTCCTCATCTTATGATGAAGAATGGGACGAGGGAGGCCTTTTCAACACATTTATAGAACTATGAACTGTTTGGGACTTCGTAAACAGTATTGCAACAGGAGATAGATGTTGAGCTAGATGGatttccaacctaaaaccaactggtgataagtggagtggctcatccatcttatatattactaaggaTGCCTTCTAATATCGATGTGAGACATTTATCCCTAATACGCaccctcgagatgatggctttttgagcgtcaatctcggaatgttcgGGCAATGATCGATGGGCCGAATTTAGGCTAGATCGATCATGAATCGGATTGGACTGCATCgatcgggctctgataccatgttgagctagatgagtttccaacctaaaaccaattggtgataagtggagtggctcatccatcttatatattactaaggaTACCTTCTGATATCCGTTGTGGAACATTTATCCCTAATAATAGAAGCCATAGGAAGGCTTGGGAACGTATTGAAGCGAGACATGAGAGATATAGAAATATGGTGTCCGAAGATACAGAAATGAATCAACAAGGCTAGCTTTAGACTTTGTTATGCACAGGCACAACAAGGCTAGCTTTACTCTACATGTACCTAATAGTATCTGAgctataattaataaaatcatgTGAATTATTTTGATTAAAGTCTTTGGAAGAGATATCCTTATTTTGTTTCACAAACATGCGTGGTAAGATATGAAGCTCAAAGTTACAAAGGTTGGAAATCAAATTTCCTAAAATAGAGGGTACTCTTCGGACATGATTAAGAGGATAAGAGCAGACCAGCCGGTGAAGACACGTCCACCTTCTCCAGTTCCTTTTGTTTGGTCGTAATGTTCCCAGATATATCCAGTCTGATCATAGTTTCTAACCACGTTCCTGCATCAACCACACAATATAGGTAAGGCCACATATCTTCAGCTCCAATTCTACCAAACATGCATACCTTATCAGGTTGCTCCTTAGTTCCTCGTAAATGGTTCTTGCCTTGTCCATGTACGGTCCATCAACTGCAGAAGTTTTGATTGGCCATGTATATAAGTTTTACATCTTAATGTTTGTGAAGTGAGGGGGTGAGAAATGTACCTATAGAATAATGGTGGAGGGAAGAAAGAATCATGTAGTTCATGTTCATCCATATTGCACCTCTCCAATATGGTGCTTCGTGCTCTGTGTTATACTTCATGTACAAAGAACTGCATGATGACAAATGAGTGAGTTCTCATGGACTCTCACGGAAGAATGAAATTTCTCAGGTATATGTAGACTCACCTAGTTTTGCCAAGTGAAAGTAATCCATAGTCACTCCATACAATGCTCTTGTTTGAAATGAGATCCAGTTGTTTCTCGAGGATTGAAGAAGCCTTTCATATCAAGCAACAAAACACATGTGAAGGTTTAGTTTTAGTTGCCTACAAAGTGTTTAGATACTACTAATGCTAAATATATTTACTCACAGGTGGGATGATTCTAAACATGAAGGGAAAGAAGCTGACGTAACCAATGTGAGGAACCAATCTTAGCTCTGGCTTCCCAAATGTCTCCCTTACCAGCTCTCGAGATACACGACCATCCTCTCCAGTTACCTCTTTCCAGACTAAACGAAcctaaaaagaacaaaaatccaGAAAGTTTTCTATCAAGAGGTTGATAATATTCAGTCTTATCTGTGAGATTAATTCATTAGAATTTACTTACATCTTCTGTATGGTTACCAAAGTCGAGGTAAGCCCCAAGATCATGGTCATAGTGCATCTGTAAAATTAAGGAGATCCAACCTTCAATTGTTAATGAAAGTGATAAAGGTGTAGCCTTGTAGgcattttataagaatataaaccTGATTCAGGAGATTGAAATCTGACAGCAGCTTGACAGTTGAGCTGTAATCCACCTGCATGATTCAGTTCCAAAAACATGTGATGAACACATTAGAGAGAATGTATAATTTACTTTCTTGTCATGTTCTTCTAACCGTAACAGGTCTGCCTTTTCCCCCAAGAAACTCTATGATGGAGTTCATGCAATCTGCTGCAAGATACATCCAGCACCTCAGGTCTACATGCCTCTCATCTTCAGTTGGGTGTGAAGCTCGAGGATAATCATCAAAACCCGAGGAAAGAGACTGCAAGAAATTGTGAAAGCTAAAGTATCAGGTATAAGTCTCTTGATGTACCTACCAAACTGGTGAGGGCTAAGAATAATATTTTGGTTACCATTTCTACTGAGATTCAAGAAAAAGTACCTGAGGGTTTAGTTCCCGATTTGTTAAACTGTCTCTGCCATGCCAATAGTAACTTCCCATCTCCTTCCCTGGTGTTTAGTCAAGTCATAAGTAACACATCATATACCAAATAGTTAAACGTAGGATAAAGTCACACAATAGTACATGTAAGTAGACTACGGTACTAGTATACTCATAGTCATGTTATTAATTACCTTTCTGGGAGGTATTGAACCATTGAAACCATGCATCTAGCCGAACAAAAGCAAGGTCAAGGAATGACAAGATTTCATCTCTTTCTTCCTTGTTAAATTTCTCTGCCCTTATCCCATTTATCAGGTCTGGAAAAGCATAAAATACAAGAAATATCAACATTGGCTCATTTTCTCAAGCATGTATCAAGGTTAAGGTCCTATGTATCAATCTTTTTGATGACAAGTTTCTTACCGCGTATCACCAAAAGTAGTGTAGGTGGATTGCCATTACTTGGGATCTGAACAACGTACTGCTTTGGAATCTTACTGCAGCAAGCAAAAACGCTTTATTgatatacaacaacaaaaaattatataatgataaagattctactgaagttaataggagtatgtatatatataacaaccTCAGAGCTTCATCTCCCAAGATTTGCTCACGCGGTATCCATCCATCTATGTTCATCAAGTCTAACCAGTTTCCAAGGATCTCCAAGGTTATTCGGAAATCCCAGCGCCTGAAACCATATCCCACATAAGAACAATCCTTTACAGAAACATATCAAGTTCAGCCTATTGAATGATCGATACATAAGTAACATAACAACTAACCAGACCAACAACTGATGAAAACCTTCGTCCCACAAAAATCCTCTAGGAAATACTGGCCGGCTTGGAACTGCTGTGTACAGTTCAGCTGGCCAATATAGCAGGAACTCATCCTCACTTTTAGCCTGCAGCTGAAAAACATTGAACTCGATGATCTGTTTGTTATTAATAGGCATGTGCGTTTGGATATTGGGTTCAGGTTCAGGTCAGTTCTCATTGGGTCCGGGTCCTTCGAGCTGTAGACATTTGGATCCATCTTAgtacttgtaaattttggttcggtttggttggtAATTCCAAGCGCCAAAAAgcaagaaaaattaaaaatcacctGAGTACTTTTGGGAGCCTTAATTTTGGATTGACCATAGAAGTAACCAATTCCACCAAGCATGTTCCCAATTGCAGCTTTACCAACCATCAAAGTTTCAGAATCAAGCTGTGATCAGAGGAAGTGGGATGAAGAATGAATTTTCACAAGCAAGACTTAATAGTAAGCTGTCTCCGGTCAAGTATACATCGATATTAATAAGATCTTAACTATAAAGAGATCATCCATTAAACCAGACCATTTGATGTGCTAAACATCACCTATTAGACTACTTACAATGGACatgttgaataatttttttaaactattgaaTGCTTACAGTGGGTCTgttgaaaaaagtaaaaacattagGATTGTttgcttttgaattttttcaacacgttgaaaacaaaaaatgtgGGGTCCATAACAGTTTGTGTTGATTTCTTATTGGCTGTTGATATTAATTAGATTTTTCATATTCACCTTCTTTGTTATAAGTTATTTATTCCacaacaaattaatttatttattttattacattatatcaaaatttataatttttgatgatctataaatagagactaGTTATATATGATTTGgacatatacaaaaaatcttttatcataagttttacacattttcaatcaaattctattatatgttttttattaaatatttcataaaatttcaactctaactatttttatttaattttataattattatcatttttgaaaaaaaaattgtttatgttttaactGTTATTATTTAGTTACAAAAtcataatatgaaatatgaaataaaaataaatagataaggtgttgatttttttaataaaactattatattatataagtattagatatatatgtggaagagaaagaagatgatgggtatgaatggtgaccggGGAATGATGGGGAATAATGCATTCCCTAACGTTCCTATAAAAAATCACCATTCGCAAGGAATAATAATTCCTTCTCATTCTCTCTCGTTCCtgtttttgtagagaattaaaggataaaattattccttgttaaatttgagaAGGAACAACCATTCCTTTTTATTCCTGCTATTTTTTTCCCGTATattctttttctgtttgttcTTCTTATTTTCCGAATGGTCACCAGTCAGATCCGATGTGTTAAAGTAAAAGTGTAAAATAGGGTGTTGAAAAAACTAAACCAGTGTACATAGTCTTACATTGGTATCTGAAgtttcaaattaataaaaagaaaagagtccCACCTTTTCAGAAAGGTGGAAGCATTCCTTGAACTTTGCATCAAAAGCTATATGTTTCTCTTCAAGTAGACTAGAGAGTGGTGAACCTACACAGGTTGAAAAATGTGAACATAGCTCAAAGACATAGAAGTAGACATGATAAACTCGTTACAAGCtaatcaaaactaaaaatgatTATGCGGAAGTTTTATTAATGTTCAGCAAGTGTAATCTGATATGCATCCATGCTTGGAAATAACCAGAAGGATTATAAAAACCTGTAAGACTCATTATACGCTGTTCCACGTGAGAACTTTCTCCTCTTATCCCAGAGACAAAGGCAATATCAATAGTAGACTGAGTCGTTGTTGAAATCTGCACGACGAAATTAGATGGTGATTAGAGATGAAGAATAACACTGAAAACATATCATTGAATCAAATATTGATTACCTGAAAAACATAAATGCTGGAAGAATCCTCTGATGTGTCAGAGAGCTGAAGTCTTCCAGATTTGTTTTCCTAAAATATACAAGCCAGGAGGGCTACATATGAGCACTGTGATCttcataaagaaaaataaaaaagatacaCTAACTTGACCCAAAGTTGAGATATAACCTGTACAGCGAGATTTTTCTGAACAGCATCAGAAAGATTGACAATGTCAGGCGTCTTGAAACCGCAATAATGTGCATCAATATGAGCCTTCAAACGAAAGAGCAGCGGTTATATTGATAGAACAACTGAAGATCCTACTGATCAATAAAAAGCACTGCAAATCAAAAGTTACCTCTGATTTTAAGTGCATCTGCCAGTTTCCTACGTCTGCACGTGAACCAGAAGCCAAGACAGAACTCTCTTTAAGATCCAATACATTTTTTCCTAAATTTAGAACATTGCCACCTTCATCAGTTAGATAGAAGAAGAGATGTACGGTTCTCTTTACTTCATCATTCAACCTATGAAGAAAGCAGAGAGACAGTTAACTGAAAAATAAGAGTACTATTAGTTGCTTATCAAGTAGTTACTTACCCTTTGTTTATACGATTGATTCGAACAGACCAATCCCCTCCATAACCAAGGCTTCCCTCTTTAGACTTGACAAAACTTGTCTCCAATATCATATCTTGATCAAGAAGCTCTTGCCTCCCAAAATCTACCCCATTGTGTTCTCTCCAGCCAAATGACTTGAGATCTTGAGAGTTTTCACAGAAATGTCTCATCACATGCTTCCCATCATCATCTTTCTCATCACCGAGCCACATCAAGCCAGCAACAAGAGACTGAGGAGTTCTGCATTATTTAATGCCATATACAAACTTAGAAGCTTGTACAATAAAGGAACACAGTTTCACATGATATGGGGAATGATTAGCTTCCCTTTGGCTTATAGATCGTAAGATTCTAATGTTGTTTTCCTATTCCACATTTTTCACATACAAGATCATCTCGGACTAAGAAGatagacaaaacaaaaagactAGTCCTTTTGGTGTAATAAGAAGATTACAGCAACAAGGAAGCTTCTCCAAGTAATTAATTACCTGGCACGAACTCCAAAATAGACCTGTGGACGATAAGTTCCCCAATACAAGCTTTCTTTATGATCACCTTGAAACTTGGAAACAAGAAGCTCCCAGTTTCAGCTACTAGAAAACAAGAAGAGAAGTAGTAAAGCAAATGAGAAATGGAGAGTATAATAATACCATAGGTAAGTGGGAGAGTTTAGGAGCAGGAAAAGGAGTGATAACACGAGGAATCTGATGAAACTCATCAGGTGCAATCTCATGGCTTGCTCCAGTCATCATCATCTGAGGATCTGAGTATATGAAAGCGATGAACAGTGTGCAGAGTAGTTTTCTGGTTTGTGAATGATCTGAGAAAGAGAAGTCTAGCAGGTGGAGTTTTAACACCATGGCTCTggtctttgtttttttcagtttgCCATTTTTTTACTAGTTTTTCTTTGGGTTGTCACATAGGCATTTTAGTCATGagtctttttctattttaccTATTTTATTGCGAAGGTACTGTCGTGATGCGATAGTGAGGTTGACCAAATAAACAAAGAATAATTTTGTAGTACAGAATAATACTACTAcaaatatcttattttttttccacTTTGAAACACATTGATTGAAACATAGATGGATACAAAGCCGGAAAGGATACCGGAAAACCTGAGCCGGAGGAAACAAGCTTCCCCGGAGTCTAAGCCCTATTACAAAAAGGGACACATGAGAGAAAGACATCTCAAACTAACTCAAAAAGAAACAGAGCAACACCATAGAATCAAATGTTCACATCAAGAAACACTTCCACACATCTCCATACAAGTCAAGATACAACTAAACTGAGACCTCTCATAAGAATAAGCCCAGACACATTACGCAGAGAACCTTTTATGCTTATGAAAACGGCGAGAGTAAACCCGCACGCGCCTCAAGCTCTTCCGCGGGTTTTACCGATCTACACAAACGAGGCTAAAAATAAGAGCAGGAGAAGCATAGAGGCTCCTCCGTGGCTTCACTCCCCCGGATCTGGACCTCCGCTAAAGGATCGAGACGAAACACAGGTAGCTCGCACACACGACCCGCCGATGCTTAACGGACCAAACCGAGACGAGAGATGAGACCAAAAGACAAAAAGCCACTAAGAGGCACAACGCTGAGGCTCGAAAGCCACCGGACGTTGGCCGGACTCAAACGGCGGCTAGTGTTGTCTATTGCTACAAATATCTACTGATACGGTATCTGATTCGAGACTAGTAATAAATTTCAGGTACTACGTGGATTAAATTTATACAAagacatttgtttttttttggtatcatCATCATGTCAGTGTTATTtgctaaacaaaataaaatcaataaagCGCAAGAGGAAGCAGATATATATGGTG includes:
- the LOC106425420 gene encoding alpha-glucosidase 2-like translates to MVLKLHLLDFSFSDHSQTRKLLCTLFIAFIYSDPQMMMTGASHEIAPDEFHQIPRVITPFPAPKLSHLPMFQGDHKESLYWGTYRPQVYFGVRARTPQSLVAGLMWLGDEKDDDGKHVMRHFCENSQDLKSFGWREHNGVDFGRQELLDQDMILETSFVKSKEGSLGYGGDWSVRINRINKGLNDEVKRTVHLFFYLTDEGGNVLNLGKNVLDLKESSVLASGSRADVGNWQMHLKSEAHIDAHYCGFKTPDIVNLSDAVQKNLAVQENKSGRLQLSDTSEDSSSIYVFQISTTTQSTIDIAFVSGIRGESSHVEQRIMSLTGSPLSSLLEEKHIAFDAKFKECFHLSEKLDSETLMVGKAAIGNMLGGIGYFYGQSKIKAPKSTQAKSEDEFLLYWPAELYTAVPSRPVFPRGFLWDEGFHQLLVWRWDFRITLEILGNWLDLMNIDGWIPREQILGDEALSKIPKQYVVQIPSNGNPPTLLLVIRDLINGIRAEKFNKEERDEILSFLDLAFVRLDAWFQWFNTSQKGKEMGSYYWHGRDSLTNRELNPQSLSSGFDDYPRASHPTEDERHVDLRCWMYLAADCMNSIIEFLGGKGRPVTVDYSSTVKLLSDFNLLNQMHYDHDLGAYLDFGNHTEDVRLVWKEVTGEDGRVSRELVRETFGKPELRLVPHIGYVSFFPFMFRIIPPASSILEKQLDLISNKSIVWSDYGLLSLGKTSSLYMKYNTEHEAPYWRGAIWMNMNYMILSSLHHYSIVDGPYMDKARTIYEELRSNLIRNVVRNYDQTGYIWEHYDQTKGTGEGGRVFTGWSALILLIMSEEYPLF